TTCCATTGTGGCACAATAACCAACAACCAATCGCATTGAACCATTTAACAAcagcaaaaaggaaaaaacaataaagcaacTGTACCTGGTAACAAGTCCAATCATATGACCTTCTGAATTAATGACAGCACCACCACTACCACCTGGGTGGACAGCAGCTGTTGTTTCAAGCATTGCTGGAATGTGTGAATTCCTTCCTTGAAGGGATTGACAATATGGGGGTGCCTTTGTTTTGACTACTTTTGATACCACACCGGAGCAAACAGAGGGGGAAGAGCCTTGAAAATTCAAGGCATAAACAGATTTATCAAAAAGCATGGAGTacagcaaaaaaacaaatcaagagaaTCTTCACAGTTAACTAGCTAATGGAAGTATCAATTCAGCAGAAAGCCAAAAGCAATAAATGATATGGACTCATGAGCACCATATGGATTTAGAACCATAGCtgttctcaaaaaaaaaaaaaaatcagtgttCTTGTGTTATTCTTCTTTGCAGCACACACACAGAACGATTGAAAAGTTATAACCCAATTCAGAAAGTTTCTAAAGTTGGTTTGGAGGTTAAGGCCACCTATCTTGACATACAGTATATCATACaacatttatttaaaacttCATAGAAAACAAGATACACTTCATAACTAAAGCAAGTGATTCAAACAACAAACTGCATTGGTAGAGAGATGATCTTACCAGAACAAGTTAAGAAGTGGTGGGGGATGGAATGTGCATGAAATGACACTTTGGCTTTGGGTAGGCTGTCTATTATGACATCATGCATTAGTTAAAGTCCAGCACGACagtacaaaaataatttgtaaacaAACCATTTTCAAAGTAGAACTCAATTAAGGATGCACTGGTAGCAAAGTAGGCTTCAAGAAGGGGAAAGGCCAGAAAATTTCTAAAAGAGTAGTCAATCACATTTACTTATAACAGCTACAGCCAGATTTTTTAAGTTCTTCAACTGGCAGAGGCTTAGAAAGACACAggtatagaaaaataattgaaagaaacacTCCTGAAAGAATAGATCTAACAACAAATATATAAGGCAATCAAGAATTTACCACATCGGGGTCCAAAAAGTCCATGTCCAATGATATACGCCTTCGATCCCAGAGATGGAGATTTGAAATCCACTTTGGTAGGGCAAAGCTGATCTGGAACATGCTCAAGCTGCAGAAGGGCGACATCCAGTGGTCCCTTACAGACATACACTACTTTAGCATCACACCAAATCCAAGGGTCAGCATGGTCCAAACGAACACGTATATTTCTACGGCCTTTGTAAGACAAACTCAATTTGTATCCCTTCCTCTCATCAGCCACCAAAGAATCTACAATGTTCATTGTCTTTGGTGGCAACCTCTGACTCTTCCTGTAGCCATCAACTTCACTATATCTAGAAAATTCCTTGGGTGGAAAAAAAAGATCCTCTGATTTGGTTCCATATTCTCTACCATTTACAGTTGTTTTTCCAAATCTCCAAGGTTCTAACAGGTGAGCATTTGTGAGTATCAGACCTTGATCATTAAGCAGAACCCCGGATGCCCATACAGCTTCATCAATGGTAATAAGACAAATAGAAGCCATAGCCTTCTCAACTGGCAGTGGGGAAGGGCGATGAGGATTATTATGCTCGTATTTGTAAGGGAAGGATCCATCTGACTTAGGTCTGTATGCATTCCCTACAGCATTTAAGTTTTCCTTATTAATATGAATCCCTTTTTCAGCATTTTGAGGCTCCTTCAGCAGCAAGTCACTGCAAGCAGTTGCAATGGCTTCCCACGGAATCACCAGCTGTCACCCAAGGCTAGAATTTGTGTGATCTGTTAACTATCAGATAATTTAAACATTCAAATTGAGAATTATTCCAAGTCACCTGGATTTCAGCGCCAGTACTCTTTTGCCTTAATGGTCTGATCAATATGCCAATGAAATCTGAATTTTCACCAAAAACTGGACTACCTTCCATTCCTGGCATATTTAGTGTCAAAATGGAATCAGAATTATAAAGGATGAAAGAGCCACAGAAAATATGACAGAGAAATGCTTGCACCTGGAAGACACCGAAAGTCAGCCATCAGCAATGATATGTCAGATGATCTGGGAGGATAGCAGTTGGCAATGGATCCCACTGACAAGCTGCAAGTATCAAAAGAATTTGACAATGAAACTCAGGGTCTGCATGAGGTAGCAATACCGCAATTGAGTGCAAAGGGATTTTTTTCTAACCACACACCTCGTATGCACACAGACACACATTGAATCTAGTTTAGTTTCAGGAGGCTAGATGACCACAGAAT
This is a stretch of genomic DNA from Populus alba chromosome 11, ASM523922v2, whole genome shotgun sequence. It encodes these proteins:
- the LOC118031368 gene encoding glyoxysomal processing protease, glyoxysomal isoform X2, encoding MVEGKLGLRKDEDGGLDKGAPCWLRAQLIRLVDVPVSSLALQSLVEASSGSMDHGWEVGWSLASHESGPQPFMDVGQTQTEHGNASTVESHRHARGGSSNPSIMGRMTTRVAILGVFLHLKDLPNFKILASRKRGDFLLAVGSPFGVLSPVHFFNSLSVGSIANCYPPRSSDISLLMADFRCLPGMEGSPVFGENSDFIGILIRPLRQKSTGAEIQLVIPWEAIATACSDLLLKEPQNAEKGIHINKENLNAVGNAYRPKSDGSFPYKYEHNNPHRPSPLPVEKAMASICLITIDEAVWASGVLLNDQGLILTNAHLLEPWRFGKTTVNGREYGTKSEDLFFPPKEFSRYSEVDGYRKSQRLPPKTMNIVDSLVADERKGYKLSLSYKGRRNIRVRLDHADPWIWCDAKVVYVCKGPLDVALLQLEHVPDQLCPTKVDFKSPSLGSKAYIIGHGLFGPRCGSSPSVCSGVVSKVVKTKAPPYCQSLQGRNSHIPAMLETTAAVHPGGSGGAVINSEGHMIGLVTSNARHGGGTVIPHLNFSIPCAVLAPIFDFAKEMRDIALLQNLDQPNEDLSSVWALMPPLPPKPSPPLSTLPESILQDNEKQVKGSRFAKFIAERDKLFRGSTQLGKAGSISNVIFPSKL
- the LOC118031368 gene encoding glyoxysomal processing protease, glyoxysomal isoform X3, translating into MGLPEIVDVARNFAVLVRIQGPDPKGLKMRKHAFHQFNSGKTTLSASGLLLPDTLYDAELANRILEAKSQGLGLVVTVASVVEPFLSSKHREGISQGPPELIPGAHVDVMVEGKLGLRKDEDGGLDKGAPCWLRAQLIRLVDVPVSSLALQSLVEASSGSMDHGWEVGWSLASHESGPQPFMDVGQTQTEHGNASTVESHRHARGGSSNPSIMGRMTTRVAILGVFLHLKDLPNFKILASRKRGDFLLAVGSPFGVLSPVHFFNSLSVGSIANCYPPRSSDISLLMADFRCLPGMEGSPVFGENSDFIGILIRPLRQKSTGAEIQLVIPWEAIATACSDLLLKEPQNAEKGIHINKENLNAVGNAYRPKSDGSFPYKYEHNNPHRPSPLPVEKAMASICLITIDEAVWASGVLLNDQGLILTNAHLLEPWRFGKTTVNGREYGTKSEDLFFPPKEFSRYSEVDGYRKSQRLPPKTMNIVDSLVADERKGYKLSLSYKGRRNIRVRLDHADPWIWCDAKVVYVCKGPLDVALLQLEHVPDQLCPTKVDFKSPSLGSKAYIIGHGLFGPRCDSLPKAKVSFHAHSIPHHFLTCSGKIISLPMQFVV